Proteins encoded within one genomic window of Jiangella mangrovi:
- the ligA gene encoding NAD-dependent DNA ligase LigA, whose protein sequence is MSSVVGDTVCAVTEPADINDVPSDVRERHATLSQEIEDHRQRYYFATPTVSDAEFDQLMRELEGIEEQFTSLRTPDSPTQKVGAPVAEPGAGVEASWPPVEHLERMLSLDNAFSADDIAEWAQRVEREVGTGARYLCEPKVDGLAVDITYRDGKLATLATRGDGRTGEDITYNAQFVDAIPNELTGTKDYPVPSVVEIRGEAVFPTAEFEAVNAERADLGLPLFANARNSGAGVLRQRMDRRREKLDAAKAKADAAGNEGRSQVAYERVLEEYERARRNLNRMILVCHGIGRRDGFDIRFQSEAYDALKAWGLPANDRPKVVPDLEEVQKYVDHYGQHRHDIGFEIDGVVVKVDQVDLQRQLGSTSRAPRWAIAFKYPPEEVTTKLIDIRVNVGRTGRVTPYGVMEPVKVAGSTVENATLHNASEVKRKGVLIGDTVVLRKAGDVIPEILGPVAELRDGTEREFVMPTECPACGTTLAPAKEGDVDIRCPNSRSCPSQLRERLFYLAGRSGFDIEAMGWEAGIALIGAGVVADEGDVFALDADKLKQVPLFTNADGELTVNGRRFLDNLEKAKQQPLWRVLVSLSIRHVGPTAARALAGALLSMDAIRNATEEELAGTDGVGPTIAASVKEWFAVDWHEAIVDKWAAAGVRMVDEVDDSTPRTLEGLTVVVTGSLQEFSRDDAKEAILARGGKASGSVSKKTSFVVAGENAGSKHDKAIELKVPVLDEAGFRVLLESGPDEATKVAQVGGGDDGDSDGDGEAQE, encoded by the coding sequence ATGTCGTCGGTGGTGGGCGATACCGTCTGTGCTGTGACCGAGCCAGCCGACATCAACGACGTCCCCTCGGACGTTCGCGAACGCCACGCCACGCTCTCGCAGGAGATCGAGGACCACCGCCAGCGGTACTACTTCGCCACGCCCACCGTCAGCGACGCCGAGTTCGACCAGCTCATGCGCGAGCTCGAGGGCATCGAAGAGCAGTTCACGTCGTTGCGCACCCCCGACTCCCCGACGCAGAAGGTGGGGGCGCCGGTGGCCGAGCCGGGCGCCGGCGTCGAGGCATCCTGGCCGCCTGTTGAGCACCTCGAGCGCATGCTGAGCCTCGACAACGCGTTCTCGGCCGACGACATCGCCGAGTGGGCGCAGCGGGTCGAACGCGAGGTCGGCACCGGCGCGCGCTACCTGTGCGAGCCGAAGGTCGACGGGCTGGCGGTCGACATCACGTACCGAGACGGCAAGCTGGCCACGCTCGCCACCCGCGGCGACGGCCGCACCGGCGAGGACATCACGTACAACGCCCAGTTCGTCGACGCCATCCCGAACGAGCTCACCGGCACGAAGGACTACCCCGTCCCGTCGGTGGTCGAGATCCGCGGCGAGGCCGTGTTCCCCACCGCTGAGTTCGAGGCGGTCAACGCCGAGCGCGCCGACCTGGGCCTGCCGCTGTTCGCCAACGCGCGCAACTCCGGCGCCGGCGTGCTCCGCCAGCGCATGGACCGCCGCCGCGAGAAGCTCGACGCCGCGAAGGCGAAGGCCGACGCCGCGGGGAACGAGGGCCGGTCGCAGGTCGCGTACGAGCGGGTCCTCGAGGAGTACGAGCGCGCCCGGCGCAACCTCAACCGCATGATCCTGGTCTGCCACGGCATCGGCCGGCGCGACGGCTTCGACATCCGGTTCCAGTCCGAGGCCTACGACGCGCTCAAGGCCTGGGGCCTGCCCGCCAACGACCGCCCCAAGGTCGTCCCCGACCTCGAAGAGGTGCAGAAGTACGTCGACCACTACGGGCAGCACCGCCACGACATCGGGTTCGAGATCGACGGCGTCGTGGTCAAGGTCGACCAGGTCGACCTGCAGCGTCAGCTCGGGTCCACGTCGCGGGCGCCGCGCTGGGCCATCGCGTTCAAGTACCCGCCCGAAGAGGTGACGACGAAGCTCATCGACATCCGGGTCAACGTGGGGCGCACCGGCCGGGTCACCCCGTACGGCGTCATGGAGCCGGTGAAGGTGGCGGGCTCCACGGTCGAGAACGCCACCCTGCACAACGCCTCCGAGGTCAAGCGCAAGGGCGTCCTCATCGGCGACACCGTCGTGCTGCGCAAGGCCGGCGACGTCATCCCCGAGATCCTGGGCCCGGTGGCGGAACTGCGCGACGGCACCGAGCGCGAGTTCGTCATGCCCACCGAGTGCCCCGCCTGCGGCACCACACTGGCTCCGGCCAAAGAGGGCGACGTCGACATCCGCTGCCCCAACAGCCGCTCCTGCCCGTCACAGCTGCGCGAGCGGCTGTTCTACCTGGCCGGGCGCAGCGGCTTCGACATCGAGGCCATGGGCTGGGAGGCCGGCATCGCGCTGATCGGCGCCGGGGTCGTCGCTGACGAGGGCGACGTGTTCGCACTCGACGCCGACAAGCTCAAGCAGGTGCCGCTGTTCACCAACGCCGACGGCGAGCTGACGGTCAACGGCCGCCGGTTCCTCGACAACCTCGAGAAGGCCAAGCAGCAGCCGCTCTGGCGGGTCCTGGTCTCGCTCTCCATCCGCCACGTCGGCCCGACGGCGGCCCGCGCGCTCGCGGGGGCGCTGCTGTCCATGGACGCCATTCGCAACGCCACCGAGGAGGAGCTGGCCGGCACCGACGGCGTCGGCCCCACCATCGCCGCCTCGGTGAAGGAGTGGTTCGCCGTCGACTGGCACGAGGCCATCGTCGACAAGTGGGCCGCGGCCGGCGTCCGCATGGTCGACGAGGTCGACGACTCCACCCCGCGCACGCTCGAAGGGCTCACCGTCGTCGTCACCGGGTCGCTGCAGGAGTTCTCCCGCGACGACGCCAAGGAGGCCATCCTGGCCCGCGGCGGCAAGGCGTCCGGCTCGGTGTCGAAGAAGACGTCCTTCGTCGTGGCCGGCGAGAACGCCGGGTCCAAGCACGACAAGGCCATCGAGCTCAAGGTGCCGGTGCTCGACGAGGCCGGCTTCCGGGTGCTGCTCGAGTCCGGCCCCGACGAGGCGACGAAGGTCGCCCAGGTCGGCGGCGGGGACGACGGCGACAGCGATGGCGACGGCGAGGCCCAGGAGTAG
- a CDS encoding DUF1611 domain-containing protein, whose amino-acid sequence MIDLVPAGDELALTAGTIPAAGDVILARVDSIGAHDWIERPDGRKARLFAGDEIVVAYGARYATDAYEAVVPDDFGPCDLVAAGGMAGRVVGAYSGFAAPTRITPLGRLAGHDGRGLTVRDGAPIGPAPVPPALHPPVVAVVGTSMNAGKTTSAASLVKGMTRAGRRVAAAKVTGTGAGNDRWHLIDAGGAPVLDFTDAGFPSTHLVSPEDLVATYFGLLSAVSAAEPDMVVIEIADGVAHVETARLLAEPAVRATLSGVLFAAGDALGALSGVNLLRSWHLRVTAVTGMVTASPLAAREAAGLVDVPVVATKDLMDPTIAATLVPLNSEAA is encoded by the coding sequence GTGATCGATCTCGTGCCCGCGGGCGACGAACTGGCGTTGACGGCGGGGACCATCCCGGCGGCGGGCGACGTCATCCTGGCGCGGGTCGACTCCATCGGCGCGCACGACTGGATCGAGCGGCCCGACGGCCGCAAGGCGCGGCTGTTCGCGGGCGACGAGATCGTCGTCGCCTACGGCGCCCGGTACGCCACCGACGCCTATGAGGCCGTCGTCCCCGACGACTTCGGGCCGTGCGACCTCGTGGCGGCCGGCGGCATGGCCGGCCGGGTCGTCGGCGCGTACTCCGGGTTCGCCGCACCCACCCGCATCACGCCCCTCGGCCGGCTGGCCGGGCACGACGGCCGTGGGCTGACGGTGCGCGACGGCGCGCCCATCGGACCCGCGCCGGTGCCGCCGGCCCTGCACCCGCCGGTGGTCGCCGTCGTCGGCACCTCCATGAACGCCGGCAAGACGACGTCGGCGGCGTCGCTGGTCAAGGGGATGACCCGGGCCGGCCGGCGGGTCGCCGCGGCCAAGGTCACCGGCACGGGCGCCGGCAACGACCGCTGGCACCTCATCGACGCCGGCGGCGCGCCGGTGCTCGACTTCACCGACGCCGGGTTCCCGTCGACGCACCTCGTGTCGCCCGAGGACCTGGTCGCGACGTACTTCGGGCTGCTGTCGGCGGTGTCGGCGGCAGAGCCGGACATGGTGGTCATCGAGATCGCCGACGGCGTCGCGCACGTCGAGACCGCCCGGCTGCTGGCCGAGCCCGCCGTCCGCGCCACCCTCAGCGGTGTGCTGTTCGCGGCCGGCGACGCGCTCGGAGCGCTGTCCGGGGTGAACCTGCTGCGGTCGTGGCACCTGCGGGTGACGGCCGTGACGGGCATGGTGACGGCGTCGCCGCTGGCCGCCCGCGAGGCGGCCGGGCTGGTCGACGTCCCGGTGGTGGCCACCAAGGACCTCATGGACCCCACCATCGCCGCGACCCTCGTGCCACTGAACTCCGAGGCCGCCTGA
- a CDS encoding LysR family transcriptional regulator, producing MDPRLSWLTSFVAVAEELHFGRAADRLHLSTSAVSRHVRLLEDEFGAPLFERTSRSVRLTESGRGLFGEIAVPVAALRSAFMRGSGAGAAGLCVAYVSAPGERLVPAAAARFGADPLGVPLRLLPASSVEQRAGLLDGRIDLGIQWMMPGSPVPADLEMTPIRNEPLTVALPPSHPYASSTSLRLSDLADEDWLMAVDSSDLAVRQGFVAACQRAGFLPRIRSEANGFRAQLSLVAAARGVCFAPSVARDSGAFGVVFVPVPDISVDLVAVTRPAPDRHLRRFVELLRSIA from the coding sequence ATGGACCCCAGGCTCAGCTGGCTGACCTCGTTCGTCGCCGTCGCCGAGGAACTGCACTTCGGCCGGGCGGCCGACCGCCTGCACCTGAGCACGTCGGCCGTGAGCCGGCACGTGCGCCTGCTCGAGGACGAGTTCGGGGCTCCGCTGTTCGAACGGACCAGCCGGTCCGTGCGGCTGACGGAGTCCGGGCGCGGCCTGTTCGGCGAGATCGCGGTGCCGGTGGCGGCGCTGCGGTCGGCGTTCATGCGCGGTTCCGGGGCGGGTGCGGCGGGGCTGTGCGTGGCCTATGTGAGCGCGCCGGGGGAGCGGCTGGTCCCCGCGGCTGCGGCCCGGTTCGGCGCCGACCCGCTGGGGGTGCCGCTGCGGCTGCTGCCGGCCAGCTCGGTGGAGCAGCGGGCGGGGCTGCTGGACGGGCGGATCGACCTCGGCATCCAGTGGATGATGCCCGGGTCGCCGGTGCCGGCCGATCTCGAGATGACGCCCATCCGCAACGAGCCGCTGACCGTCGCGCTGCCGCCGTCGCACCCCTATGCGTCGAGCACGTCGCTGCGGCTCTCGGACCTCGCGGACGAGGACTGGCTGATGGCCGTCGACTCCTCCGACCTCGCGGTGCGGCAGGGGTTCGTCGCGGCCTGCCAGCGGGCCGGCTTTCTGCCCCGGATCCGCAGCGAGGCGAACGGGTTCCGGGCTCAGCTCAGCCTGGTCGCGGCGGCGCGCGGCGTCTGCTTCGCGCCGTCGGTGGCGCGCGACTCCGGCGCGTTCGGGGTGGTCTTCGTCCCGGTCCCGGACATCTCCGTCGACCTCGTCGCCGTCACCCGGCCGGCGCCGGACCGGCATCTGCGCCGCTTCGTCGAGCTGCTGCGGTCGATCGCCTAA
- a CDS encoding RecQ family ATP-dependent DNA helicase — protein sequence MVELKDEAEALLRRLVGNDAAEFRDGQWDAVRDLVEHRRRVLVVQRTGWGKSAVYFVATGLQRARGAGPTVIVSPLLALMRDQVAAAARAGVRAVTINSANADEWGDVSKQLADDAVDVLLVSPERLNNPRFRDEQLPTLASSAGLIVVDEAHCISDWGHDFRPDYRRIRDLLGTLPAGTPVLATTATANARVVADVAEQLGAGGAEVTTIRGSLARQSLRLGVLSLDDAEHRLAWLSAHLGDLPGSGIVYSLTVSAAEDTAALLREAGHQVIAYTGRTDPADRVEAERALLHNEVKALVATSALGMGFDKPDLGFVVHLGAPSSPVAYYQQVGRAGRATERADVLLLPAAEDQAIWQYFATVSMPREEQAAAVIRALTASGDAMSTAAIETVVDVRRTRLELLLKVLDVDGAVQRVRGGWQATGQDWVYDAERYERVAAARDAEARSMLTYQRGEQCRMAFLQAALDDPSAAPCGRCDVCTGPWFTDEVPAGARAAARTTLARAGVLLEPRVQWPSGMARLGVDVKGKIAPDEKLEPGRVVARLTDLGWGQRLRSLLDADDAPAPDGLLAACIDVLREWRWDRRPDAVITLPSRRHPQLVSSVGRYLASVGRLADLGELEAVGGDGDGSAGRGEPGGNSAFRLASVWEGWRVGAAAQEALAALGPDPVVLLVDDLTDSRWTLTVAGREVRRAGAGQVLPFALASVG from the coding sequence ATGGTGGAATTGAAGGACGAGGCGGAAGCGCTGCTGCGGCGGCTGGTCGGTAACGACGCGGCCGAGTTCCGCGACGGCCAGTGGGACGCCGTGCGCGACCTGGTCGAACACCGGCGTCGCGTGCTGGTCGTGCAGCGCACGGGCTGGGGCAAGTCGGCGGTGTACTTCGTCGCCACCGGGCTGCAGCGGGCGCGCGGCGCCGGGCCGACGGTCATCGTGTCGCCGCTGCTGGCGCTCATGCGCGACCAGGTCGCCGCGGCGGCGCGGGCGGGCGTGCGGGCGGTCACCATCAACTCCGCCAACGCCGACGAGTGGGGCGACGTCTCGAAGCAGCTCGCCGACGACGCCGTCGATGTCCTGCTGGTCAGCCCTGAACGGCTGAACAACCCGCGGTTCCGCGACGAGCAGCTGCCCACGCTCGCGTCCAGCGCCGGGCTCATCGTGGTCGACGAGGCGCACTGCATCTCCGACTGGGGCCACGACTTCCGGCCCGACTACCGCCGCATCCGCGACCTGCTCGGCACCCTGCCGGCCGGCACCCCGGTGCTGGCGACGACGGCCACGGCGAACGCCCGCGTGGTGGCCGACGTCGCCGAGCAGCTGGGCGCCGGGGGAGCCGAGGTCACCACCATCCGCGGCTCGCTGGCGCGCCAGAGCCTGCGCCTGGGCGTGCTGTCCCTCGACGACGCCGAGCACCGGCTGGCCTGGCTCTCCGCGCACCTCGGCGACCTGCCCGGCAGCGGCATCGTCTACTCCCTCACGGTGTCGGCGGCCGAGGACACCGCGGCGCTGCTGCGCGAGGCCGGCCACCAGGTCATCGCCTACACCGGCCGCACCGACCCCGCCGACCGCGTCGAGGCCGAGCGGGCGCTGCTGCACAACGAGGTCAAGGCCCTGGTCGCCACCAGCGCGCTGGGCATGGGGTTCGACAAGCCCGACCTCGGCTTCGTGGTGCACCTCGGCGCGCCGTCCTCGCCCGTGGCCTACTACCAGCAGGTGGGCCGCGCCGGGCGCGCGACCGAGCGGGCCGACGTGCTGCTGCTCCCGGCGGCCGAGGACCAGGCCATCTGGCAGTACTTCGCCACGGTCTCCATGCCGCGGGAGGAGCAGGCGGCGGCGGTCATCCGCGCGCTGACGGCGTCGGGCGACGCCATGTCCACGGCGGCCATCGAGACCGTGGTCGACGTTCGGCGCACGCGGCTCGAGCTGCTGCTCAAGGTCCTCGACGTCGACGGCGCCGTGCAGCGGGTCCGCGGCGGCTGGCAGGCCACTGGACAGGACTGGGTCTACGACGCCGAGCGGTACGAGCGGGTCGCCGCCGCCCGCGACGCCGAGGCCCGGTCCATGCTCACCTACCAGCGCGGCGAGCAGTGCCGCATGGCGTTCCTGCAGGCGGCCCTCGACGATCCCAGCGCGGCGCCGTGCGGGCGCTGCGACGTCTGCACCGGACCCTGGTTCACCGACGAGGTCCCGGCGGGCGCCCGGGCCGCCGCGCGCACCACGCTCGCCCGGGCCGGCGTGCTGCTCGAGCCCCGGGTCCAGTGGCCGTCCGGCATGGCTCGCCTCGGGGTCGACGTCAAGGGCAAGATCGCGCCGGACGAGAAGCTCGAGCCCGGCCGCGTGGTCGCCCGGCTCACCGACCTCGGCTGGGGCCAGCGGCTGCGCTCCCTCCTCGACGCCGACGACGCACCGGCGCCGGACGGGCTGCTGGCGGCCTGCATCGACGTCCTGCGCGAGTGGCGCTGGGACCGCCGCCCCGACGCCGTCATCACCCTGCCGTCGCGCCGGCACCCCCAACTCGTCTCGTCGGTCGGCCGCTACCTCGCCTCCGTGGGCCGGCTGGCCGACCTCGGCGAGCTCGAGGCGGTGGGCGGCGACGGCGACGGCTCGGCGGGGCGCGGCGAGCCGGGTGGGAACAGTGCCTTCCGCCTGGCGTCGGTGTGGGAGGGATGGCGGGTGGGGGCGGCGGCGCAGGAGGCGCTGGCGGCGCTCGGGCCCGACCCCGTCGTGCTGCTGGTCGACGACCTCACCGACTCGCGCTGGACCCTGACCGTTGCTGGGCGCGAGGTGCGGCGGGCCGGGGCGGGGCAGGTGCTGCCGTTCGCGTTGGCGAGCGTGGGGTGA
- a CDS encoding methionine synthase, producing the protein MESRAEGFGWGPATATGIGSLPFEDRDEAARIVVGELPDFPHLAELPSRGAGADMIGRAASLLVDLHVDLQPAGWRLVSSAGADERRALSFLGADLNALEIAAYGYEGPLKVQVAGPLTLAASVELNRGGAAVSDAGARRDLAESLAEGVAGFVADVARRVPGAGVVLQLDEPSLPAVLAGSIPTVSGFGRLRAVDTPEVVGLLSSVVGAAGVPVVVHCCAPSVPVGVVRSAGAAAVSLDVSLLSSAADLDGLAAAVDAGLAVWPGIVPSLRPSTPPSDRELAQRIVGLWRRLDQNPAAMAARTVVTPACGLAGADPAWARRAYTLARTTARAFADLTAEAS; encoded by the coding sequence GTGGAGTCTCGTGCTGAGGGTTTCGGGTGGGGGCCGGCGACGGCGACGGGAATCGGCTCGCTGCCGTTCGAGGACCGCGACGAGGCCGCGCGCATCGTCGTCGGCGAGCTGCCCGACTTCCCGCACCTGGCGGAGCTGCCTTCGCGCGGCGCCGGGGCGGACATGATCGGCCGCGCCGCGTCGCTGTTGGTCGACCTGCATGTCGACCTGCAGCCGGCCGGGTGGCGGCTGGTCTCGAGTGCGGGGGCCGACGAGCGGCGGGCGCTTTCGTTTCTGGGGGCCGACCTCAACGCTCTCGAGATCGCGGCCTACGGGTACGAAGGGCCGCTGAAGGTGCAGGTGGCGGGGCCGCTGACGCTCGCGGCGTCGGTCGAGCTGAACCGTGGCGGCGCGGCGGTGTCCGACGCGGGCGCGCGGCGCGACCTCGCGGAGTCGCTGGCCGAGGGGGTCGCGGGCTTCGTCGCGGATGTGGCCCGGCGGGTGCCGGGTGCTGGGGTGGTACTGCAGCTGGACGAGCCGTCGCTGCCCGCCGTCCTGGCCGGCTCGATCCCGACGGTGAGCGGGTTCGGGCGGCTGCGCGCGGTCGACACGCCCGAGGTGGTCGGGCTGCTGTCATCGGTGGTGGGCGCGGCCGGGGTGCCGGTGGTCGTGCACTGCTGCGCGCCGTCGGTCCCGGTCGGCGTCGTGCGCTCGGCCGGGGCGGCAGCGGTCTCGCTGGACGTGTCGTTGCTCTCGTCGGCCGCGGACCTGGACGGGTTGGCGGCGGCCGTGGACGCCGGGCTCGCGGTGTGGCCCGGCATCGTCCCCTCCCTGCGCCCGTCGACGCCGCCGTCGGACCGCGAGCTCGCCCAGCGGATCGTGGGCCTCTGGCGCCGGCTCGACCAGAACCCGGCGGCCATGGCCGCCCGCACCGTCGTCACGCCCGCCTGTGGCCTCGCCGGCGCCGATCCCGCCTGGGCACGGCGCGCCTACACCCTCGCCCGCACGACGGCGCGCGCCTTCGCCGACCTGACGGCCGAGGCCTCCTAG
- a CDS encoding type IV toxin-antitoxin system AbiEi family antitoxin — MADELLEREILDEVIARIEEFGLAADSRPGEGRDADALITIAMDGRSLTLHAWIKLVSGPAALVADVLRRIRPQGDGVLVTEYVSPRVADRLRDEEVQFLDTAGNMYVRQDGVVLWVAGRRQRERTVRERPVRAFRRAGLQVVFTLLADPDLVRAPYRVIAHRAATSLGAVTPVIQDLRLLGYVVGPEEHRSMQRLDRLLTTWAEGYAHTLRPRLHMGRFRADDPRWRESIAPGHDDIAWGSATAASILTQDLTPRATTVYADSPPENLIRAAGLHRDPEGSIEIRRRFWAGPLPAPRPDVVPAPLIYADLVADDDARSTRAARQIRADYLDRSHSGPAKA; from the coding sequence ATGGCCGATGAACTGCTCGAACGCGAGATCTTGGATGAGGTCATCGCGCGCATCGAGGAGTTCGGTCTTGCAGCAGACTCGAGACCCGGTGAGGGCCGAGACGCCGATGCCCTCATCACCATCGCCATGGACGGCCGGTCGCTCACCCTCCATGCCTGGATCAAGCTTGTCAGCGGTCCAGCTGCTCTCGTCGCAGACGTGCTGCGAAGAATCCGGCCCCAGGGTGACGGCGTCCTGGTGACGGAGTACGTGTCACCTCGCGTCGCCGACCGACTCCGCGACGAAGAGGTGCAGTTCCTCGACACCGCCGGAAACATGTATGTCCGGCAGGACGGAGTCGTCCTCTGGGTCGCCGGCCGGCGACAGCGAGAACGAACTGTCAGAGAACGTCCCGTCCGAGCGTTCCGGCGTGCAGGACTGCAGGTGGTTTTCACGCTGCTGGCCGATCCCGACCTCGTCCGCGCGCCGTACCGGGTCATCGCCCACCGGGCCGCAACCTCACTCGGCGCTGTCACCCCGGTGATCCAGGACTTGCGTCTCCTCGGCTATGTCGTCGGACCCGAGGAGCACCGCTCGATGCAACGCCTGGACCGGCTGCTCACGACGTGGGCTGAGGGATACGCACACACCCTGCGCCCCAGGCTGCACATGGGCCGCTTCCGAGCTGATGACCCCAGGTGGCGGGAATCCATCGCCCCCGGTCATGACGACATCGCGTGGGGCAGCGCAACCGCCGCCTCGATCCTGACCCAGGACCTGACGCCCCGTGCCACCACCGTCTATGCCGACTCGCCGCCCGAGAACCTCATCAGGGCGGCGGGCCTGCACCGCGATCCCGAGGGCAGCATCGAGATCCGTCGCCGATTCTGGGCCGGGCCGCTCCCCGCGCCACGTCCCGACGTCGTTCCCGCGCCCTTGATCTACGCCGACCTGGTCGCCGACGACGATGCGCGCAGCACGAGGGCCGCCCGGCAGATCCGAGCGGACTACCTCGACCGATCTCACAGCGGACCGGCGAAGGCATGA
- a CDS encoding ThuA domain-containing protein, which yields MKHVTWRLRDARTRVTAIMAAGALALPLVAATTSTAQEAPETPAVQQEENYSILVVGRTLGFRHGSIVPGTTAIIQLGAENGFDVDVWDPAQPTRTLPSTPFTTVENLAQYDAIVFLSPVDGTNNPANPPLLNDTEFAAFQGYIRNGGGFAGIHAATDTMHNRPWYGQLVGAYFRNHPANQDAKLVVADKSHPSTAHLETVWNRHDEWYNFTANPRGNVHVLLTIDEKSYSPGSGTMGTDHPMAWCHAFEGGRSWYTALGHTNQSYTEPAFLQHILGGIEWAAGAAGGDCGGTDWEHFEKTTIDANTRFPSELAVADDGRVFFIEMGERRLASTPANLKVIDPGTQATTVVDTLDVYTGIATGNAQEDGLLGLALDPSFDENNWLYLFRSVPGPVACPLSDVTGGSCGVNRLSRFTLTGEGLTEEKVVLDVTVQREQCCHEAGSLAFDPDGNLYISTGDDTNPFESQGYAPIDERPGRQPFDAQRSSANTNDLRGKILKITPTASGGYTIPAGNLFPPRTLGARPEIYAMGFRNPYRIAVDPETGDVYAIDYGPDAGGPNADRGPEGRVEWNVIQPGNYGWPYCHGGAAYQDWAFPSGPASGTFDCANPVNESPNNTGMTTLPPVVDPEVFYGRLPFASGGANQPDIGTGGAPTVGPVYRYEADEAPVLTGSRKWPESYDGQAFFGEWGRTNNNMYNFILDGDQQVQEISPLFHGVFNPWTRPHEIEFGPDGALYVIQWGHTFGTTGISTIQRIDYTGGPTCSARDVGASTVVIGGVDSGVPNRVAGASCSINQLIDDDPDSWSSSGDFVRHVGEVADYYVERGSITTRQKGSIVRAATQSGVG from the coding sequence GTGAAACACGTCACCTGGCGCCTGCGAGACGCGCGTACGCGCGTGACCGCGATCATGGCGGCCGGAGCCCTGGCGCTCCCGCTCGTCGCGGCCACCACCTCGACGGCGCAAGAGGCACCTGAGACCCCTGCGGTCCAGCAGGAGGAGAACTACTCGATCCTCGTGGTGGGCCGGACCCTCGGCTTCCGGCACGGCAGCATCGTCCCGGGCACGACGGCGATCATCCAGCTCGGCGCCGAGAACGGCTTCGACGTCGACGTCTGGGACCCCGCTCAGCCGACCCGCACGCTGCCGAGCACCCCGTTCACGACGGTGGAGAACCTGGCGCAGTACGACGCCATCGTCTTCCTGTCGCCCGTCGACGGCACCAACAACCCCGCCAACCCGCCGCTGCTGAACGACACCGAGTTCGCGGCGTTCCAGGGCTACATCCGCAACGGCGGCGGCTTCGCGGGCATCCACGCCGCCACCGACACCATGCACAACCGGCCCTGGTACGGCCAGCTGGTCGGTGCGTACTTCCGCAACCACCCGGCGAACCAGGACGCCAAGCTCGTCGTCGCCGACAAGTCGCACCCGTCGACGGCACATCTGGAGACGGTCTGGAACCGCCACGACGAGTGGTACAACTTCACCGCCAACCCGCGTGGCAACGTGCACGTGCTGCTGACCATCGACGAGAAGTCGTACAGCCCCGGCAGCGGCACCATGGGCACCGACCACCCCATGGCCTGGTGTCACGCCTTCGAGGGCGGCCGGTCCTGGTACACCGCGTTGGGCCACACCAACCAGTCGTACACCGAGCCGGCGTTCCTGCAGCACATCCTCGGCGGCATCGAGTGGGCGGCCGGCGCGGCCGGCGGCGACTGCGGCGGCACCGACTGGGAGCACTTCGAGAAGACCACGATCGACGCCAACACGCGGTTCCCCAGCGAGCTGGCCGTCGCCGACGACGGGCGGGTCTTCTTCATCGAGATGGGTGAGCGGCGGCTGGCGTCGACCCCGGCGAACCTCAAGGTGATCGACCCCGGGACCCAGGCGACCACCGTCGTCGACACCCTGGACGTCTACACCGGGATCGCCACCGGCAACGCCCAGGAGGACGGGCTGCTGGGGCTGGCGCTGGACCCGTCGTTCGACGAGAACAACTGGCTGTACCTGTTCCGGTCGGTGCCGGGGCCGGTGGCCTGCCCGCTGAGCGACGTCACGGGCGGGAGCTGCGGAGTCAACCGGCTGTCGCGGTTCACGCTCACCGGTGAGGGGCTGACCGAGGAGAAGGTCGTGCTCGACGTCACCGTCCAGCGGGAGCAGTGCTGCCACGAGGCCGGCTCGCTGGCGTTCGACCCGGACGGCAACCTCTACATCTCCACCGGCGACGACACCAACCCGTTCGAGTCGCAGGGCTACGCCCCGATCGACGAGCGGCCGGGCCGGCAGCCGTTCGACGCGCAGAGATCGTCGGCCAACACCAACGACCTGCGCGGCAAGATCCTGAAGATCACGCCGACGGCGTCGGGCGGGTACACCATCCCGGCGGGGAACCTGTTCCCGCCGCGGACGCTGGGCGCCCGGCCGGAGATCTACGCCATGGGCTTCCGCAACCCGTACCGGATCGCTGTCGACCCCGAGACCGGCGACGTCTACGCGATCGACTACGGGCCGGACGCCGGCGGGCCCAACGCCGACCGCGGTCCCGAGGGCCGGGTCGAGTGGAACGTCATCCAGCCGGGCAACTACGGCTGGCCGTACTGCCACGGCGGCGCCGCCTACCAGGACTGGGCCTTCCCGAGCGGGCCGGCCAGCGGGACGTTCGACTGCGCCAACCCGGTCAACGAGTCGCCGAACAACACCGGCATGACCACGTTGCCGCCGGTGGTCGACCCGGAGGTCTTCTACGGGCGGCTGCCGTTCGCCAGCGGTGGTGCCAACCAGCCGGACATCGGCACCGGCGGCGCCCCGACGGTCGGGCCGGTCTACCGCTACGAGGCGGACGAGGCGCCGGTGCTGACCGGGAGCCGCAAGTGGCCGGAGTCGTACGACGGCCAGGCCTTCTTCGGCGAGTGGGGCCGGACCAACAACAACATGTACAACTTCATCCTCGACGGCGACCAGCAGGTCCAGGAGATCAGCCCGCTGTTCCACGGCGTCTTCAACCCCTGGACCCGGCCGCACGAGATCGAGTTCGGGCCCGACGGCGCGCTCTACGTCATCCAGTGGGGCCACACGTTCGGCACGACCGGCATCTCCACGATCCAGCGGATCGACTACACCGGCGGGCCGACGTGTTCCGCGCGGGACGTGGGGGCGAGCACCGTCGTCATCGGCGGGGTCGACTCCGGCGTGCCCAACCGGGTGGCCGGGGCGAGCTGCTCGATCAACCAGCTGATCGACGACGACCCGGACTCGTGGTCCAGCAGTGGTGACTTCGTCCGCCACGTCGGCGAGGTGGCCGACTACTACGTCGAACGCGGTTCGATCACCACACGGCAGAAGGGTTCGATCGTCCGCGCTGCGACGCAGTCGGGCGTCGGCTGA